One genomic region from Tachysurus vachellii isolate PV-2020 chromosome 22, HZAU_Pvac_v1, whole genome shotgun sequence encodes:
- the dido1 gene encoding death-inducer obliterator 1 isoform X2 yields the protein MEEIVSPELAQTSKPESSQDLDSSSQAAVAEEEKDSKIDTGESDAAQENQVEDSEKSAKNSNVLKKTWGFRRTTIAKRDMAGETAGITDSPGAPVRRSGRQAKRTDKLEEFLVTVKRGRGAVRRSAPAYLESGDPPSDSASEASLDRNTECKLTESKTPSPVRRTRGRGRGRASPKAITDMVDSASDEDSSENEEGNLKETQEHHEIETGVEEATKGEAIKEMQQEELQKDDDDETNKEEVPANTRPLRSPLKSGTKRETKPKASAGKEKDVDEEEEDESSSSSSESDNDGYDPNALYCICRQKHNKRFMICCDRCEEWFHGDCVGITEARGRLMERNSEDYVCPNCTGRKAQNSKPSTPPSGSETGKRPATPTAGRKADPNPGLLSQANVQTPSTAAFPAASATPAAEEKTGEEVGIKGRIEKATNPSGKKKIKIFQPVMTTAEESSLPKCIGPGCERDALPDSVYCGNDCILKHAAAAMKTITTDNRETKPKEKPKPKILKKPAVISTVKNSGPERRSSRRSPDSSSKTQEDSLESEGNEAEDEEDEEDRVAEEHPPPPAMSSWSSDHNYIAVAPEKTTAISPTVLNKASSQKDEEEKTEEPEPEKKEPAPVEKKPPATTVSSKVSKKSPGTKTTKPVPVSAPKGKTSTMSSSSTKDLKKHSTLQGKIVKSKKPGPPPPPIPVFSTSGPPGSRLHPTGALSVGKSTFTIPKKQPQSGAKEPVSSGSSTASRLPSVSVPSSSQTQPPASKAAPPAPLPPQAPPNNQMRSNIRRSLTDILYKRVSDSDDLSMSESEVGKLAVSIEKEMFNLYMNTDSKYKNKYRSLMFNLKDPKNKGLFYRVIGGEVSPFRLVRLSPEELLSKEISDWRKTGTSEILDASGRTQPAYSKAGSKQDTAPADVDMEEAPSMSDGDVCISATSQSPRLASGADHQDSHPSSTSQSSASTGKNSGVPDILSNMLKDTTAEHRAHLFDLNCKICTGQRSADDEPAAKKPKLSVPKKQDPPEKPKAEQRPSKVQADQSNTVYSVSDVSTPHQPISMEDQSSTVPVVQAPVVMPTGSSVTISRRDPRTASHRSSTPLAQTEPDVSFPVGAPVSVPIVTPMPSEAPAVDVKGPLPMPPPASLPKPVMPKQVTSTESWHYGASASSMAEPPPEGETALFLSGQEIMWKGFVNMHTVAKFVTKAYLVSGSFEHLKEDLPDTIHIGGRISPHTVWDYVGKLKTSLSKELCLIRFHPATEEEEVAYVSLFSYFSSRKRFGVVANSNKRIKDLYLIPLSSKDPLPAKLLPFDGPGLEPARPNLLLGLLICQKDKKRPGAPLESEEKRSKTQRDDETGLPKPIVVSKPDKAIRITQEPISTTPPGTPPPLSSSESSVGQLASVFSILSSVKAPGVTTSAGSNSPSITATPAVPATSATPLQTILKTLFGKKKDSDASQSPSDRSSTDVAVPLLDPIVEQFGITKGKKVDEQEDDRPYDPEEEYDPSISYGKEKLNDSLVPKSITQPEVKSGMVDDVAYDPEDDSIFEEVKGDPGSKKQPEEPEQQIPDAASILANSQLLQLGKKVEQLVAKSTATIPVINQKRDPRQSRDPRQVAASQRLNSDDSVEKEEAAVMSTITTSTLSNAKAAPTTIIDNPPLDIAGILDTLTSQQPKDLDTPLQDSLKEEPSAQFAAIDVLPSQGHANVDSDLSHTTDVVFESSKPEEESNSEEVPFLDADSTEIPLLGEKIDPELVESYLDTEPKESPKENDAQFESENKSFEEIWPNSATILKKEPISSVGDSTESSTTTYYNITTISTPITSMGRPQDVTQVSSSYMDSHSSHMSHIPGPNSQSDYRGPSDIPPPMSFPLPVGPPPVLGPPPMTVPPPMHIPPPISGPPPISGPPPMQMPPPMQGPPPPHGENDLSQYPPPGPYAPYQNQWGSSPQFDASRGPPPPMVTPRGPPPSVPPMGQRGPPPQIFNNNVPPHHIGPRVPPPGPLPPGPPLPHFDGQRFNGPPPPFNFPGPRGPPPPFAGPPLGHFESRAPPPSHFPGPRGPPLLNSMGEPGPLPNISRGPADSDSGSSYQPVIEQPQGQTVSHNYRDNQGPSHGPLFRGPPPNHFDGRRGPPGSAGDISGHRFPPPNQFRGSPQDRVSFEEPRGGLSQDLERHRGPAPQHFGGPRAPPPGHYSDNDSGSQTSRYQLNDNLNDIRPVRGPLLPTPSEGPIPVPGRMGGHSPESHRDDHWRRHSPEMRRRSSSNRDGTEPQDRSSRFDSGPRDRDGPSEERQRDVSEDRRRDRDRDGLHGGRSWGWSRDREWERGRERDRDRDRERDHSRDRERDRERDHSRDRERDRERDHSRDRDRDRDRDRSRERDRERERSRERDRSRGRDTDRHRDGDGDKRRDRERDRDRERGRERESDRKDHDRDRGKNRERDRDRDRESRDKRRERSRSRERDRGRDRERRERDRERDRDREREKDKDREKDRDKDRDKDREKDKDRKQRSRSKDKKDEKKERLETSRDTEKSTDNEVMS from the exons ATGGAGGAGATTGTGAGCCCTGAACTAGCTCAAACCTCTAAGCCTGAGTCCAGCCAGGATTTGGATTCCAGCTCACAAG CTGCCGTGGCagaagaggaaaaggacagcaAAATTGACACAGGCGAAAGTGATGCCGCGCAAGAAAACCAAGTAGAGGACTCCGAGAAATCTGCAAAGAACTCCAACGTGCTCAAGAAGACTTGGGGCTTCCGTAGGACCACCATTGCAAAACGAGACATGGCCGGAGAGACAGCAGGCATAACAGATAGTCCTGGAGCACCGGTGCGACGAAGCGGAAGGCAGGCCAAGCGAACTGATAAGCTAGAGGAGTTCCTTGTGACGGTTAAGCGAGGGAGAGGAGCAGTGAGGCGTAGCGCACCTGCTTACTTGGAAAGTGGAGATCCACCATCTGACTCTGCATCAGAGGCCAGCttggacagaaacacagagtgtAAATTGACTGAAAGCAAAACACCATCACCAGTGAGGAGGACCAGAGGGAGGGGCAGGGGAAGGGCAAGCCCCAAGGCCATAACAGACATGGTGGACTCAGCCAGTGATGAGGATAGTTCAGAGAATGAAGAGGGAAACTTGAAAGAGACACAGGAACACCATGAGATAGAGACTGGTGTAGAGGAGGCCACGAAAGGAGAGGCGATAAAAGAAATGCAGCAAGAAGAACTGcagaaagatgatgatgatgagacaaATAAGGAGGAGGTGCCTGCCAACACAAGGCCTTTAAGAAGCCCTTTGAAATCAGGCACTAAAAGAGAAACTAAGCCTAAAGCTTCTGCAGGCAAAGAGAAGGATgtggatgaagaggaggaggatgagtcGTCGTCATCATCCAGCGAGTCTGATAATGACGGTTATGATCCAAATGCACTTTATTGCATctgcagacaaaaacacaacaaaag GTTCATGATATGCTGTGACCGGTGTGAGGAGTGGTTCCACGGAGACTGTGTGGGCATTACCGAGGCACGCGGCCGTCTGATGGAGCGCAACAGTGAGGACTATGTGTGTCCCAACTGTACAGGCAGGAAGGCCCAGAACTCCAAGCCCTCCACTCCTCCGTCCGGCTCTGAAACCGGCAAACGACCTGCTACTCCCACAGCTGGTCGCAAGGCAGATCCCAATCCAGGTCTTCTTAGTCAAGCCAATGTACAAACACCTTCAACTGCTGCTTTTCCTGCTGCTTCAGCTACTCCTGCTGCAGAAGAGAAGACCGGGGAAGAAGTCGGCATCAAGGGCAGGATTGAGAAAGCTACTAACCCAAGcggcaaaaagaaaataaagattttccAGCCG GTGATGACTACTGCAGAGGAATCCTCTCTCCCCAAGTGCATTGGTCCTGGCTGTGAAAGGGATGCGCTACCTGACTCTGTTTACTGTGGTAATGACTGCATTCTCAAGCATGCTGCTGCTGCCATGAAGACCATCACTACTGACAACAGGGAGACTAAACCCAAGGAGAAGCCCAAGCCAAAAATCCTGAAAAAGCCTGCAGTCATATCTACAGTCAAG AATTCCGGTCCTGAGCGAAGAAGCAGCAGGAGGTCTCCAGACTCGTCCAGCAAAACTCAAGAGGATTCCTTGGAGTCGGAAGGCAACGAAGCTGAAGATGAGGAGGACGAAGAAGACCGAGTCGCAGAAGAGCATCCGCCACCGCCAGCCATGTCATCCTGGTCCAGCGATCATAATTACATTGCAGTAGCGCCAGAAAAGACTACAGCAATATCACCAACTGTGTTAAACAAAGCGT CTTCTCAGAaggatgaagaggaaaaaacagaagaacCTGAACCCGAAAAGAAAGAGCCGGCTCCTGTAGAGAAGAAACCCCCAGCAACAACTGTCTCCTCCAAAGTGAGCAAAAAGTCTCCAGGCACGAAGACGACCAAGCCTGTTCCGGTCTCTGCTCCCAAAGGCAAAACGAGCACTATGTCCTCAAGCAGTACCAAAGACTTGAAAAAACATTCAACATTACAAGGCAAAATTGTCAAATCAAAAAAACCAGGGCCACCCCCACCTCCCATTCCAGTCTTTTCCACTTCTGGTCCTCCTGGATCAAGGCTCCATCCCACAGGAGCTTTGAGTGTTGGCAAGAGCACCTTCACCATCCCCAAAAAGCAGCCCCAGTCTGGGGCAAAGGAACCTGTGAGTTCTGGTTCCTCTACAGCCTCCAGGTTGCCTTCTGTGTCCGTACCCTCTAGCTCCCAGACCCAGCCACCGGCATCCAAGGCAGCACCACCAGCACCTCTCCCTCCACAAGCACCACCTAACAACCAGATGAGATCCAACATCCGTCGTTCACTAACTGACATTCTATACAAAAG GGTAAGTGACAGCGATGATCTCTCCATGTCTGAGAGTGAGGTTGGCAAGCTGGCTGTCAGCATTGAGAAAGAAATGTTCAATCTGTACATGAACACAGACAGCAAGTACAAGAACAAGTACAGATCCCTAATGTTTAACCTGAAGGACCCAAAAAATAAG GGTTTGTTCTATCGCGTGATTGGTGGAGAGGTCAGCCCATTTCGCTTAGTGAGGCTCAGCCCTGAAGAATTGCTCTCCAAAGAGATTTCTGATTGGAGGAAAACTGGTACCTCTGAG aTTCTGGATGCTAGTGGAAGGACGCAACCAGCGTACTCCAAAGCTGGATCCAAACAGGACACAGCTCCTGCTGATGTTGACATGGAAGAAGCTCCTTCCATGTCTGATGGAGATGTATGTATCTCTGCTACTTCCCAATCTCCTCGCTTGGCTTCTGGGGCA GATCATCAGGACTCTCACCCCTCTTCAACATCTCAGAGTTCTGCTTCAACAGGAAAAAACAGTGGTGTCCCAGACATATTAAGTAATATGTTGAAAGACACCACGGCAGAACACAGAGCTCACCTGTTTGACCTTAACTGCAAGATTTGCACAG GTCAGAGGTCAGCTGATGATGAGCCAGCAGCTAAAAAGCCCAAACTGTCAGTTCCTAAAAAACAAGACCCACCTGAAAAACCCAAAGCAGAGCAACGACCCTCCAAGGTGCAAGCAGACCAATCGAACACCGTTTACTCTGTCAGTGATGTGTCTACTCCTCATCAACCAATTAGCATGGAAGACCAGAGCAGTACTGTGCCTGTTGTGCAAGCTCCTGTGGTCATGCCCACAGGTTCTTCTGTCACGATAAGCCGCCGCGACCCTCGTACTGCCAGCCACCGCTCTTCTACACCTCTCGCTCAGACTGAGCCTGATGTTAGTTTTCCTGTTGGGGCACCAGTCAGTGTGCCTATTGTCACCCCTATGCCTTCTGAAGCTCCTGCGGTGGACGTGAAGGGGCCGTTGCCGATGCCACCTCCGGCATCTCTGCCAAAACCTGTGATGCCGAAACAAGTCACTTCAACAGAATCATGGCACTACGGGGCCAGTGCATCCAG CATGGCTGAGCCGCCTCCTGAAGGCGAGACCGCTCTATTTCTCTCTGGACAAGAGATTATGTGGAAAGGATTTGTCAACATGCACACTGTTGCCAAGTTTGTCACAAAGGCCTACCTGGTCTCAGGATCCTTTGAGCATCTCAAagag GACTTACCCGATACCATTCACATTGGTGGTAGAATATCTCCACACACAGTTTGGGACTATGTTGGCAAACTGAAGACTTCACTGTCAAAA GAACTTTGTCTTATTCGTTTCCATCCAGCAACCGAAGAGGAGGAAGTTGCGTATGTGTCtctgttttcttatttcagcAGTCGAAAGAGGTTTGGCGTAGTAGCCAACAGCAACAAACGAATCAAAGACCTTTACCTCATTCCACTGAGCTCCAAGGACCCTCTGCCTGCTAAACTTTTACCTTTTGATGGACCAG GTCTCGAGCCTGCTCGTCCAAATCTTTTGCTTGGGCTGTTAATTTGTCAGAAAGACAAGAAACGTCCTGGAGCCCCTCTGGAAAGTGAGGAAAAACGTTCCAAAACACAGCGAGATGATGAGACCGGCCTTCCAAAACCGATCGTCGTTAGTAAACCCGACAAAGCCATCCGCATCACTCAGGAGCCCATAAGCACAACTCCTCCTGGAACTCCGCCCCCTCTCAGCAGTTCAGAGTCATCGGTTGGACAGCTTGCATCAGTGTTTTCAATCTTGTCCTCTGTCAAGGCACCTGGTGTCACTACGAGTGCAGGCAGTAATTCCCCTTCAATTACGGCTACCCCAGCAGTTCCTGCCACATCTGCCACACCCCTTCAAACCATCCTGAAGACTTTGTTTGGGAAGAAAAAGGATTCTGATGCTTCTCAGTCCCCTTCAGATCGTAGTTCAACAGATGTTGCTGTTCCTCTGCTGGATCCGATAGTTGAGCAGTTTGGCATTACAAAAGGTAAAAAAGTGGATGAGCAAGAGGACGATAGACCATATGACCCAGAAGAAGAATATGATCCCAGTATTTCATATGGTAAAGAAAAGCTGAATGATTCTTTGGTCCCTAAAAGCATCACACAACCAGAAGTCAAATCTGGTATGGTAGATGATGTTGCATATGACCCTGAAGATGACTCCATTTTTGAGGAGGTCAAGGGTGACCCAGGTTCCAAGAAGCAACCAGAGGAACCGGAACAGCAAATACCCGATGCTGCATCTATCTTAGCCAACAGTCAGTTGCTTCAACTTGGTAAAAAGGTTGAGCAGTTGGTTGCAAAAAGCACAGCTACTATTCCAGTTATTAATCAGAAAAGGGATCCCAGGCAGAGTAGGGACCCTAGACAGGTGGCTGCCAGTCAGAGGCTAAACTCAGATGATTCTGTAGAGAAGGAAGAGGCTGCGGTTATGTctactattactactagtaCTTTGAGTAATGCTAAAGCTGCTCCTACTACGATAATAGACAACCCTCCCCTTGACATTGCTGGAATACTAGACACATTAACATCACAGCAGCCTAAAGACTTAGACACTCCATTACAAGATTCCTTAAAAGAAGAACCTTCAGCACAATTTGCAGCCATTGATGTGCTGCCATCACAAGGTCATGCAAATGTTGACTCGGACCTATCACATACAACCGATGTTGTGTTTGAGTCATCCAAGCCTGAAGAGGAATCAAACAGTGAAGAGGTACCTTTCCTAGATGCAGATAGCACAGAAATACCActtttaggggaaaaaatagaCCCTGAACTAGTAGAAAGTTACTTAGACACAGAACCTAAAGAAAGTCCAAAAGAAAATGATGCGCAGTTtgaatcagaaaacaaaagctTTGAAGAAATTTGGCCTAATTCTGcaaccattttaaaaaaagagcctATCTCTTCTGTTGGCGATTCAACGGAGTCTTCTACAACGACATATTACAACATTACAACAATCAGTACACCGATAACTTCCATGGGGAGGCCACAGGATGTGACACAAGTGAGTTCATCTTATATGGATTCACATAGTTCTCATATGTCCCACATCCCTGGACCAAACTCACAAAGTGATTACCGTGGCCCTTCAGACATTCCACCTCCAATGTCCTTCCCACTGCCAGTTGGACCTCCACCTGTTCTTGGTCCACCACCAATGACCGTTCCACCCCCCATGCATATCCCACCGCCAATATCAGGGCCACCTCCCATTTCAGGACCACCTCCAATGCAGATGCCACCACCAATGCAAGGCCCACCTCCCCCACACGGGGAAAACGACCTGTCTCAATATCCACCACCTGGTCCTTATGCACCTTATCAGAATCAGTGGGGAAGCAGTCCACAGTTTGATGCTTCAAGAGGCCCACCACCTCCAATGGTTACACCCAGAGGGCCCCCACCATCAGTCCCACCAATGGGCCAAAGAGGACCTCCACctcaaatatttaataacaatGTGCCTCCACATCATATAGGTCCCCGAGTACCACCCCCTGGTCCTCTGCCACCTGGCCCACCACTCCCTCATTTTGACGGACAAAGATTCAATGGGCCACCTCCACCTTTCAACTTCCCTGGACCTCGAGGCCCACCTCCACCATTTGCAGGCCCTCCTCTTGGTCATTTTGAGAGCAGAGCACCGCCACCATCTCACTTTCCTGGGCCAAGGGGTCCACCTCTTCTTAACAGCATGGGGGAACCTGGACCACTGCCTAACATCTCAAGAGGGCCTGCTGACAGCGATAGTGGAAGTTCTTATCAGCCAGTGATTGAGCAACCCCAGGGACAGACAGTCTCACACAATTACAGAGACAATCAGGGACCCTCACATGGACCTCTGTTTAGGGGACCCCCACCAAACCACTTTGATGGACGAAGAGGCCCACCTGGTTCTGCAGGAGATATATCAGGGCACAGATTTCCCCCACCAAATCAATTTCGTGGTTCACCTCAGGATAGAGTATCCTTTGAAGAACCAAGAGGAGGGTTATCCCAAGACTTGGAAAGACACAGGGGCCCTGCCCCTCAGCATTTTGGAGGGCCGAGAGCTCCACCACCAGGACACTACTCTGATAATGATTCTGGAAGTCAGACGTCACGCTACCAGCTAAATGATAATCTGAATGACATAAGACCTGTAAGGGGGCCTCTGTTGCCTACTCCTTCTGAAGGTCCCATCCCAGTACCAGGCCGCATGGGTGGTCATAGCCCAGAGTCCCATCGTGATGACCACTGGAGAAGACACTCCCCTGAAATGAGAAGACGGAGCAGCTCCAACAGAGATGGTACCGAACCACAGGACAGGTCAAGTCGGTTTGACAGTGGCCCCCGTGACCGAGATGGTCCATCTGAAGAAAGGCAGCGAGATGTGTCTGAAGACAGGAGAAGGGACCGAGATCGGGATGGGCTGCATGGAGGCCGATCATGGGGCTGGAGCAGAGACCGTGAATGGGAGCGTGGTAGGGAGAGAGACCGTGatagagatagggagagagaccACAGTAGAGATAGGGAAAGAGATAGGGAAAGAGACCACAGTAGAGATAGGGAAAGAGATAGGGAAAGAGACCACAGTAGAGATAGGGATAGAGACAGGGATCGGGACCGCAGTAGGGAAagggacagggagagagagcgtAGCAGGGAGAGAGACCGCAGTAGAGGTAGAGACACTGATCGGCACAGAGATGGCGACGGGGACAAGAGAAGGGATCGTGAACGGGATCGGGATAGAGAGCGCGGCAGGGAGAGGGAATCCGACAGGAAGGACCATGACCGAGACAGAGGAAAGAACAGAGAACGGGATAGAGACCGTGACCGAGAAAGTAGAGACAAACGCCGAGAACGCTCAAGAAGCCGTGAACGGGACCGTggcagagatagagagagaagagagcggGACAGAGAgcgggacagagacagagagagggagaaggacaAGGACAGGGAAAAAGACAGGGATAAAGACCGGGATAAAGACAGGGAGAAGGACAAGGACAGGAAACAAAGGAGCCGAAGCAAAGACAAAAAggatgagaaaaaagaaagactcgAGACCTCAAGAGACACTGAGAAGTCTACTGATAATGAAGTCATGTCCtaa